The Prochlorococcus sp. MIT 0801 genomic sequence GGTTTAGATTGGTCTGAACTTAGACCTAAGCTTAGAAAAGCAGGCAGATGGCATGCTGAGACTTACTAAAAAGAATAAAAAGTCTGGAAAGCGATAATTATTAATTACTTTAGAGATATTTTTTCTATATTTAATCAATCAATATCAATTTTGTTTTTGGACATCCGACAAAAATGGCGGAATGATTAGAAGCAACTTGGATAATATTTCTCATCTGATTGGCAAGGAATTTATCAATGAGCATGCCAGTAACAAACCCATTAAGAATAGGTCTTCGACAAGAGAGAGTAGTTCCTCCTCAATGTCTGGTTATTTTCGGGGCTTCAGGGGATCTAACTCACAGAAAACTTGTTCCTGCTTTATTTGAGCTCTTTAAGCAAAGAAGATTACCAAGTGAGTTTGCCATTTTAGGCTGCGCTAGAAGACCTTGGACTGATGAAATATTTAAAGAAAAAATGGAAGAAGCTCTTTCTTCTCAAATCAACGAAAGTCCAAAAGAATGGGAATTATTTTCTCAAAATCTTTTCTATGAGCCCGTAGATCTCCAACAACCCGAACACCTAGTAAAACTTGGAGAAAGACTTGAAATAATTGACAAGCTAAGAGCAACTCACGGTCATCGAACTTTTTACCTTTCAGTATCTCCGAAGTTCTATGGAAGTGGATGTAGAGCTTTAGCTGCAGCAGGATTATTGAAAGATCCAAAACGTAGTAGGGTCGTAATCGAAAAACCTTTTGGCAGAGATTTTAATAGCGCTCAGTCACTCAATTCTCTAGTTCAGGGGTGTGCCCAAGAAAGTCAAATATTTCGAATAGATCATTATTTAGGAAAAGAAACTGTTCAAAATATTCTTGTTCTCAGATTTGCAAACACAATTTTTGAACCTATTTGGAATAGAAATTATATATCGAGTGTTCAAATTACTAGTTCTGAAACAGTTGGAGTTGAAGACCGAGCTGGATATTACGAATCTTCAGGAGCTTTAAGAGATATGGTTCAAAATCATCTAACTCAAATGCTTGCTCTAACAGCAATG encodes the following:
- the zwf gene encoding glucose-6-phosphate dehydrogenase; translated protein: MSMPVTNPLRIGLRQERVVPPQCLVIFGASGDLTHRKLVPALFELFKQRRLPSEFAILGCARRPWTDEIFKEKMEEALSSQINESPKEWELFSQNLFYEPVDLQQPEHLVKLGERLEIIDKLRATHGHRTFYLSVSPKFYGSGCRALAAAGLLKDPKRSRVVIEKPFGRDFNSAQSLNSLVQGCAQESQIFRIDHYLGKETVQNILVLRFANTIFEPIWNRNYISSVQITSSETVGVEDRAGYYESSGALRDMVQNHLTQMLALTAMEPPGHFDPEAIRNEKAKVLQAVKLANEEKPWECCVRGQYSKGGSDEDPLLGYRDEPGVNPNSTTETYVAMKLFIDNWRWQGVPFYVRTGKRLAKRLSEVVLTFREAPVHLFDAAGGCPTSNQLILRIQPNEGAEFSFEVKSPGSGMRSRPVNMEFSYDESFGEPSDEGYVRLLADAMLGDPTLFTRSDEVEAAWRLYTPLLEKIEDSPWELPVYPYESRTWGPTESDLLIGKDQLLWRRP